Proteins encoded in a region of the Oscillospiraceae bacterium MB24-C1 genome:
- a CDS encoding TRAP transporter small permease yields MKKLLLTIEDHFCAAILLSMLVLTFVNVVARYIFLLSMPFVEELTRLGLMILSLIGAAVAAKRHAHLGLSAITDLLPAKVQNVLVFLADILGVFFGIVLTYYGYGMVKNEYINQLKTSGMQWPEWIFGMWVLVGGVFMIIRYAQLAIQKTRKKEES; encoded by the coding sequence ATGAAAAAACTGCTACTAACTATTGAGGACCACTTTTGTGCAGCGATTCTGCTTTCAATGCTGGTCTTGACATTTGTCAATGTGGTTGCACGTTACATCTTTCTGTTGTCCATGCCCTTCGTTGAGGAACTGACACGGCTCGGACTGATGATTCTCAGTTTGATCGGCGCCGCTGTTGCTGCCAAGCGTCACGCACATCTAGGGCTCAGTGCAATCACGGATCTTTTACCTGCCAAGGTGCAAAACGTTCTGGTGTTTCTTGCGGATATCCTAGGCGTTTTCTTTGGCATTGTATTGACCTACTATGGATATGGCATGGTTAAAAACGAATATATCAACCAACTTAAAACATCCGGCATGCAGTGGCCTGAATGGATATTTGGCATGTGGGTTTTGGTCGGCGGCGTTTTCATGATAATCCGTTACGCGCAGCTGGCAATTCAAAAGACGCGCAAAAAGGAGGAATCTTAA
- a CDS encoding GntR family transcriptional regulator: MEDNKSLMTPINNKSVVQKVIDKITDAIISGELKPGDKLPTEVEMVTAFQVGRNTVREAIRVLGAYGVVEIRRPEGTFVCNGFSEKLINPMLYSIILQKEDSYRDLIGLRRIIETGIMQLIRKQGLDENEWAELEHLCEDLSQKICSKTPDIEAIAEADIRFHYAMARATKNALVIKVHDVVVDLTRESRLRTIRRIFQEHDEEYLAKTHQDLLAALQGTDVAELYEAIENSYFYWKSSYNW, translated from the coding sequence ATGGAAGACAATAAAAGTTTAATGACACCAATCAACAATAAATCTGTTGTTCAAAAAGTGATTGATAAAATTACAGATGCCATTATTTCGGGCGAGCTTAAACCTGGTGACAAGCTTCCCACCGAAGTTGAGATGGTTACCGCCTTTCAAGTCGGGCGAAATACCGTACGGGAAGCCATCCGTGTGCTAGGCGCATATGGTGTTGTAGAAATCCGCCGCCCGGAAGGTACATTTGTGTGCAACGGCTTTTCCGAAAAACTAATCAACCCAATGCTTTACAGCATTATTTTGCAAAAAGAGGATTCATATCGTGATTTAATCGGCCTGCGCCGCATTATTGAAACTGGAATCATGCAACTTATACGAAAGCAGGGTCTAGACGAGAATGAATGGGCTGAACTTGAGCATCTGTGTGAGGACTTATCGCAAAAAATTTGCAGCAAAACGCCCGACATTGAAGCGATAGCAGAGGCGGACATTCGTTTCCACTATGCCATGGCACGAGCAACAAAAAATGCCTTGGTTATAAAGGTACACGATGTTGTTGTGGACTTAACTCGTGAGTCCCGTTTACGCACGATTCGGCGAATCTTCCAAGAGCATGATGAGGAATATCTGGCTAAAACACATCAGGATTTATTGGCTGCACTGCAAGGTACCGACGTAGCAGAATTGTACGAGGCAATAGAAAATAGCTATTTTTACTGGAAAAGTTCATATAACTGGTGA
- a CDS encoding DctP family TRAP transporter solute-binding subunit produces the protein MKRIIALILSTAIVLSLGACSNASSSSASVGSSTTAASADGEKTYDKVKLKMSCNGTDQANDTKTAKRIAQLVSERSNGAVQITVYNNDQLASGDMSKGLELVLDGTVDMDCHSTSIISNLDNRLMVSTLPWIFSDYQAAEDAFWGTGGEFIDSVLQEKGLTYLGAVHNGFKMMTSSKRLIKTPEDLKGLKMRIPGGEFFSAFYKAYGASPQAMSWSEVFSALQQGTIDGHDNSISTCVSNNIQEVQKYFTVSRHTYEAFTFMANSKKFAALSEDTQQLIRDCVEEACKAENQEIVNNESNLIKKCEDEYGCEFYELTADDIAAFRSPIDSLINEYKEAYGADACAAFNV, from the coding sequence ATGAAAAGGATCATTGCATTGATTCTGTCAACGGCTATAGTTTTGTCACTGGGTGCGTGTAGCAACGCTTCAAGCAGCAGTGCGAGTGTTGGCAGCAGTACGACCGCCGCCAGTGCTGACGGAGAAAAGACCTATGACAAGGTTAAGTTGAAAATGAGTTGCAACGGTACCGACCAGGCAAACGACACCAAAACCGCCAAAAGAATTGCCCAGTTGGTCAGTGAGCGCTCTAACGGCGCCGTTCAGATCACGGTCTATAACAATGACCAGTTGGCCAGCGGCGACATGAGCAAGGGCTTGGAACTGGTTTTGGACGGCACCGTCGATATGGACTGTCATTCCACCAGTATCATTTCCAATTTGGATAACCGTTTGATGGTTAGCACACTCCCCTGGATTTTCTCCGATTATCAAGCTGCTGAGGATGCTTTCTGGGGAACAGGTGGCGAGTTTATCGACTCTGTTCTGCAAGAAAAAGGTCTGACCTATCTCGGCGCCGTCCACAACGGCTTTAAAATGATGACAAGCAGCAAGCGCCTGATTAAAACACCCGAGGATCTCAAGGGCCTTAAAATGAGAATTCCCGGCGGAGAGTTTTTCAGCGCGTTCTACAAAGCCTACGGCGCCAGCCCCCAGGCAATGTCTTGGTCCGAGGTGTTTTCCGCTTTGCAGCAAGGCACCATCGACGGCCATGACAACAGCATCAGCACCTGCGTTTCAAATAACATTCAGGAAGTTCAAAAGTATTTCACCGTCAGCAGACACACCTATGAAGCCTTTACCTTTATGGCAAACAGCAAAAAGTTCGCCGCTTTGAGCGAAGATACGCAGCAGCTGATTCGCGACTGTGTAGAGGAAGCTTGCAAAGCCGAAAATCAGGAGATCGTCAACAACGAGTCTAATTTGATCAAAAAGTGCGAAGACGAATATGGCTGTGAGTTTTACGAACTGACCGCTGATGATATTGCCGCATTTCGTTCACCTATCGACAGTTTAATCAATGAGTACAAAGAAGCTTACGGTGCGGATGCTTGTGCAGCTTTTAATGTTTAA
- a CDS encoding alcohol dehydrogenase catalytic domain-containing protein produces MRAAFIEKPGLVYFTDRPEPQLEKSDDIKIRVCYTGICGSEVHAFGGVHPFRIPPLVSGHEFSGVVSEVGSAVKDFKVGDRVTADPQVGCGKCAYCQSGQYNLCPDKRVLGATYWSGSFGEYIVTPEHTVLHLPESVDFPSGALIEPIAVGMHAVRENGISSEKSACFIGFGPIGMGAFLSAQYLGCQDMFVTDIKEYNLELARAMGCKSALNPAKTDAVKAILEATDGYGVDVVFLGFASLSAFETAFQVAKRGGTIVQVALPTGPLSLDVGPIQAKELHIRGSNMYVRKDYELVIDAISKGMDLSHFITDTFPIEEVDKAFDIIEKQDHPIVKTMLHF; encoded by the coding sequence ATGCGCGCAGCTTTTATTGAAAAACCGGGTCTGGTTTATTTTACGGATAGGCCGGAACCCCAGCTTGAAAAAAGCGACGATATCAAGATTCGCGTTTGCTACACAGGAATATGCGGGTCTGAGGTGCATGCTTTTGGCGGTGTTCATCCCTTCCGTATTCCACCATTGGTTTCAGGACACGAATTTTCCGGTGTTGTGTCCGAGGTGGGGTCGGCCGTTAAAGATTTTAAGGTGGGTGATCGCGTTACGGCCGATCCGCAGGTCGGCTGTGGAAAGTGCGCTTATTGCCAATCTGGACAATATAATCTTTGCCCGGATAAACGTGTTTTGGGGGCGACCTATTGGTCCGGTTCTTTTGGCGAATATATCGTCACACCGGAACATACGGTGCTACATTTGCCTGAGAGTGTGGACTTTCCCAGCGGCGCACTAATTGAACCTATCGCCGTTGGTATGCATGCTGTTCGCGAAAATGGTATAAGTTCCGAAAAATCCGCTTGCTTTATTGGGTTTGGCCCGATAGGCATGGGGGCATTTTTGTCTGCCCAGTATTTGGGCTGCCAAGATATGTTTGTAACAGATATCAAGGAATATAACCTGGAACTGGCAAGGGCTATGGGCTGCAAAAGCGCCCTTAATCCCGCCAAAACAGATGCGGTTAAGGCTATTCTAGAGGCGACAGACGGCTATGGTGTTGACGTTGTTTTTCTTGGGTTTGCCTCTCTCTCAGCGTTTGAGACCGCATTTCAGGTTGCAAAGCGCGGTGGCACAATCGTGCAGGTAGCGTTACCCACTGGGCCTCTCTCGCTGGATGTTGGTCCGATTCAAGCGAAGGAATTACATATTCGTGGATCGAACATGTATGTGCGCAAGGATTATGAACTGGTGATTGACGCGATATCAAAAGGAATGGATCTCTCACATTTCATTACCGATACTTTCCCGATTGAAGAAGTTGATAAGGCATTTGACATTATTGAAAAACAGGATCATCCGATCGTCAAAACAATGCTGCATTTCTAA
- a CDS encoding DUF3955 domain-containing protein: MGITCEVVRDLLPLYHDNVCSKDSRKIIEDHLSTCPQCRAELAQIDIEILAGSHTEDIRVISNISKKWKRDILSAFLLGTLLLSILASIGCMVAFKAIGSYVSADGVLVEPFALIPLSFIFGLTAILSGIGLVITYLVKRHRKKK; this comes from the coding sequence ATGGGTATAACCTGTGAAGTTGTCAGAGATTTGCTGCCTCTCTATCACGATAATGTATGTAGTAAAGACAGTCGCAAGATAATTGAGGACCACTTATCTACCTGCCCGCAATGTAGAGCAGAGCTGGCGCAAATAGATATCGAAATTTTGGCTGGAAGTCATACTGAGGATATCCGCGTAATAAGCAATATATCAAAAAAATGGAAGCGCGATATACTATCCGCCTTCTTACTAGGTACGTTATTACTTTCAATTCTTGCAAGCATTGGTTGTATGGTAGCATTTAAGGCTATCGGAAGTTATGTTTCAGCAGACGGTGTATTAGTTGAACCCTTTGCATTGATTCCTCTTTCATTTATTTTTGGGCTTACTGCAATACTGTCAGGAATCGGCCTAGTTATCACTTATCTTGTAAAGCGTCATAGAAAGAAGAAATAG
- a CDS encoding TlpA disulfide reductase family protein, with product MKKAFKVVGIVFAVIISIGVLLGGFFLLKGPSDVIILAPEEQAQKEKEQTEIFTDINLSGFKTISVTGETVTSEDCFKDYKITMVNIWVTSCSPCIAEMPDIAKLYQNRPENSNIISICLDTAADSKDAKFAAEVMQDAEAEFMTLIPDEKIDEVLQERTTIFPTTIFVDSNGQTVGTPHFGGRSEDDYRQAILERIELIDAAGNEASNE from the coding sequence ATGAAAAAAGCTTTTAAAGTAGTTGGCATTGTATTTGCCGTAATAATAAGTATTGGCGTATTACTAGGTGGGTTCTTCCTTCTTAAGGGTCCAAGTGATGTAATAATTTTGGCACCCGAGGAGCAAGCACAGAAAGAAAAGGAACAAACAGAAATATTTACAGACATCAACTTATCGGGATTTAAAACCATTTCGGTTACAGGAGAAACAGTAACCTCAGAAGATTGTTTTAAAGATTATAAGATTACTATGGTTAATATTTGGGTAACGAGTTGTAGCCCATGTATTGCGGAAATGCCTGACATTGCAAAGCTTTATCAAAATCGACCCGAAAACAGTAACATCATTTCTATTTGTTTGGACACAGCCGCGGATAGCAAGGATGCTAAATTTGCTGCGGAGGTCATGCAGGATGCAGAGGCTGAGTTTATGACTTTGATTCCTGACGAAAAAATAGATGAAGTTCTACAAGAACGAACAACTATTTTCCCGACAACAATCTTTGTTGACTCGAACGGTCAAACCGTTGGTACACCACACTTCGGAGGAAGATCAGAAGACGATTACCGCCAGGCCATCCTTGAAAGGATAGAACTTATTGATGCAGCAGGAAACGAGGCTAGTAATGAATAA
- a CDS encoding transketolase has protein sequence MSTEIIKELSARALELKRIALTMIYEAQSGHPGGSFSAADIIAALYFHELNIDPENPKWADRDRFVLSKGHVCPILYAALGCRHFFPEEVLHTLRQEGSMLQGHPDMKKCPGIDISTGSLGQGAACAVGMALAGKRDHKDYRVFTMVGDGEIDEGIVWEGMMTAYKYQLDNYVLILDNNGLQLDGTTDQVMPHINLTTKAQAFGFDTYEIDGHNMVEILDTFDKIHKARNGKPKFINAHTIKGKGVDFMENKAEWHGMAPNAEQYANAMKQLGKEID, from the coding sequence ATGAGTACAGAGATCATCAAAGAACTTTCAGCGCGTGCGCTGGAATTAAAGCGGATCGCTTTAACCATGATTTACGAGGCGCAGTCCGGCCACCCCGGTGGGTCATTTTCAGCAGCGGATATTATAGCGGCCCTATATTTTCACGAACTGAATATCGATCCTGAAAATCCGAAATGGGCGGATCGCGATCGCTTTGTTCTTTCAAAAGGGCATGTGTGCCCTATCCTTTATGCGGCGCTCGGATGCCGTCACTTTTTCCCCGAGGAAGTTCTTCACACATTGCGTCAGGAAGGCTCCATGCTGCAAGGTCACCCCGACATGAAAAAATGTCCGGGAATTGATATCTCCACCGGATCTCTTGGTCAGGGCGCGGCCTGCGCTGTCGGTATGGCGCTGGCCGGAAAGCGCGATCACAAAGATTATCGCGTTTTCACCATGGTAGGTGACGGCGAAATTGACGAGGGTATTGTCTGGGAAGGCATGATGACTGCGTATAAGTACCAGTTGGACAATTACGTGCTGATACTGGATAATAATGGGTTGCAGCTAGACGGAACCACTGATCAGGTAATGCCGCACATCAATCTGACTACAAAAGCGCAGGCATTTGGTTTTGATACATATGAGATCGACGGCCACAATATGGTTGAGATTCTCGATACGTTTGATAAAATTCACAAGGCCCGCAATGGCAAGCCCAAATTTATCAACGCTCACACAATCAAGGGCAAAGGTGTCGATTTTATGGAAAACAAGGCGGAGTGGCATGGCATGGCACCGAACGCAGAACAATATGCCAATGCCATGAAGCAGCTTGGAAAGGAGATCGACTAA
- the catA gene encoding type A chloramphenicol O-acetyltransferase, with product MNFNKIDIQNWKRADAFKHYSANIPCTYSMCVNIDITKLLKQIKDKQLKVFPVILYGIAHIVNLHREFRMATDEDGNIGYYEKTNPCFTVFHDETESITDVWTEYNENFKLFYDHYLHDMNSYGNGRATTSKPTQENNLFTVSCIPWVSFTGFNLNLQKGYDYFPPIFTMGKYFSDNQKVLLPLSIQVHHAVCDGFHLARFINELQEWAKEFIL from the coding sequence ATGAATTTTAATAAAATTGATATACAAAACTGGAAACGAGCCGATGCTTTCAAGCACTATTCAGCTAATATACCGTGCACATACAGCATGTGTGTTAACATTGATATAACAAAACTGCTAAAACAAATAAAGGACAAACAGTTGAAGGTTTTCCCTGTTATTCTTTATGGTATCGCTCATATTGTGAATCTTCATCGTGAATTTCGTATGGCAACAGACGAAGACGGTAATATTGGTTACTATGAAAAAACCAATCCCTGTTTTACTGTTTTTCATGATGAGACAGAAAGCATTACTGATGTTTGGACGGAGTATAACGAGAACTTCAAGTTGTTCTACGACCACTATCTTCATGACATGAATTCTTATGGCAATGGAAGGGCAACGACTTCAAAGCCCACACAAGAAAATAATCTGTTTACTGTTTCGTGTATTCCTTGGGTTTCGTTTACTGGTTTTAATCTGAATTTGCAAAAGGGATATGACTATTTCCCCCCAATCTTTACAATGGGAAAATATTTTTCTGATAACCAAAAGGTATTACTACCATTATCTATTCAAGTTCATCATGCTGTTTGCGATGGTTTTCATTTGGCGAGATTTATAAATGAATTGCAAGAGTGGGCGAAAGAGTTTATATTATAA
- a CDS encoding sigma-70 family RNA polymerase sigma factor has protein sequence MTDFDQIYNLYFKDVYKYVLSLSKNEAIAEEITQETFFKALRNIEKFDGKCKLYVWLCQIAKNSYFSSSKKERKFTAFSKAENIVDEVDIEQQLLTKENVLEIHKALHHLEEPYKEVFTLRVFGELSFLQISTLFEKTESWARVTYHRAKIKLKERL, from the coding sequence GTGACTGATTTCGACCAAATATACAATCTTTATTTCAAAGACGTATATAAATATGTTTTGTCATTGAGCAAAAATGAAGCAATTGCTGAAGAGATAACACAAGAAACATTTTTTAAGGCATTAAGAAATATAGAAAAATTTGATGGAAAGTGCAAGCTCTATGTTTGGCTATGTCAAATTGCTAAAAACTCCTATTTTAGTTCTAGCAAAAAGGAAAGGAAATTTACTGCATTTTCAAAAGCAGAAAATATTGTCGATGAAGTAGATATTGAACAGCAGCTATTAACAAAAGAAAATGTTTTAGAAATCCATAAAGCACTACATCATTTAGAGGAGCCTTACAAAGAAGTTTTTACTTTACGCGTATTTGGAGAGTTATCTTTTCTGCAGATATCCACTTTATTTGAGAAAACGGAAAGTTGGGCAAGAGTCACTTACCATCGAGCTAAAATAAAACTAAAGGAGAGATTATAA
- a CDS encoding TRAP transporter large permease, which translates to MTALVLFGSFFVMLLLNTPIALALGISSIVTLLSLDLPLSVIPANMYAATSKFVLLAIPFFILGGNIMERSGISSRLIAFFRTVIGHKRNGMAMVTVLVACFFAAISGSGPATVAALGLILIPAMTDVGYQKDYSTALVSTAGAIGIIIPPSITFVIYGSITGTSVGALFAAGILPGLLMGFALIACTALITRKQNLLLLPKASATERWNALKDAFWGMLMPVIILGGIYGGFFTPTEAAAVSAVYGLLVGLFIYRSIKLKDVWRLLIDSVSQTAVVMLIVGSASLFAYVLTVTGIAADASSALIGVSGGNKYIFLLLINVILLIAGCFLDANSAMYILVPILVPVAQALNINLVHLGCLMVFNLALGLITPPVGVNLYVGCGIADISLKQICKAVWPLIFAAILALLIVTYWPALSLFLPNLVAG; encoded by the coding sequence ATGACCGCACTGGTTTTATTCGGTTCTTTCTTTGTCATGTTGTTGCTTAACACGCCCATTGCATTGGCTTTAGGTATATCCAGTATTGTGACACTGCTCTCTCTAGATTTGCCGCTCTCCGTCATTCCAGCCAACATGTATGCCGCAACAAGCAAGTTCGTATTGCTCGCCATTCCTTTTTTCATCCTTGGCGGCAACATTATGGAACGAAGTGGTATCTCTTCCCGTCTGATTGCGTTTTTCCGGACGGTCATCGGGCATAAGCGCAATGGTATGGCAATGGTTACCGTTTTGGTCGCCTGCTTTTTTGCCGCTATCTCCGGCAGTGGCCCCGCCACTGTGGCTGCCCTCGGTCTAATTTTGATTCCCGCAATGACCGACGTGGGCTATCAAAAGGACTATTCAACTGCATTGGTTTCCACAGCGGGTGCCATCGGTATTATTATTCCGCCCTCCATCACATTTGTGATTTACGGTTCCATTACCGGTACATCTGTCGGTGCGCTTTTTGCTGCCGGCATTCTCCCCGGTCTGTTGATGGGCTTTGCGCTCATTGCCTGTACTGCGCTAATCACACGCAAACAGAATTTGCTGCTCCTGCCCAAGGCCAGCGCAACAGAACGATGGAATGCACTAAAAGATGCATTTTGGGGAATGCTGATGCCGGTTATTATCCTAGGCGGTATCTACGGCGGTTTCTTTACCCCCACCGAAGCGGCAGCTGTTTCCGCTGTGTACGGTTTGCTCGTCGGGCTATTTATTTACCGCTCGATCAAGCTTAAGGACGTATGGCGGCTGTTGATTGACAGCGTCTCACAGACAGCGGTGGTCATGCTAATCGTCGGTTCAGCCAGTTTGTTTGCCTATGTCCTGACGGTCACCGGAATTGCAGCAGATGCCAGTAGTGCGCTTATCGGTGTATCCGGTGGCAACAAGTACATATTCCTGCTATTGATCAATGTTATTCTGTTGATCGCCGGATGCTTCTTGGATGCTAATTCCGCGATGTATATTTTGGTGCCCATCCTGGTTCCTGTAGCACAGGCGCTGAATATCAATCTGGTCCATTTGGGCTGTCTGATGGTTTTCAATCTGGCACTGGGCCTGATTACGCCGCCCGTCGGAGTCAATCTGTATGTCGGCTGCGGTATTGCTGACATCTCTCTAAAACAGATCTGCAAAGCCGTCTGGCCACTGATTTTTGCCGCAATTCTTGCACTGCTCATTGTTACATATTGGCCCGCACTATCTCTATTTCTGCCTAATTTGGTTGCAGGCTAA
- a CDS encoding 4Fe-4S binding protein — translation MKKKANKRHITQLIATVLINGYAAGFANGKIFTGRTKLFCVPVLNCYSCPGALGSCPIGGLQAVLGDRNFKFSFYIIGFIMLFGILFGRLICGFLCPFGFVQDLLYKIKSPKLKIPSRIDKPMRYMKYVILIVFVIALPIIITNQYGMGNPFFCKLICPAGTLEGGIPLLTMNEELKNTIGGLFFWKLSILIVILLSCIVVYRPFCKYLCPLGAMYALFNKFSFYQMTVDKVKCTGCKLCEKNCKMNVQITKNINSTECIRCGECKSICPHGAILSGTKKAKCDSKYCSH, via the coding sequence ATGAAAAAGAAAGCGAATAAACGGCACATCACACAGCTTATTGCTACTGTTTTAATAAATGGATATGCTGCCGGATTTGCAAATGGAAAAATATTTACTGGTAGGACTAAGCTATTTTGTGTGCCAGTTCTTAATTGCTACTCTTGCCCCGGTGCACTCGGTTCATGCCCCATAGGGGGATTGCAGGCGGTGTTAGGTGATCGCAACTTTAAGTTTTCATTTTATATTATAGGATTTATTATGCTATTTGGCATTTTGTTCGGTCGCCTTATTTGTGGCTTTTTATGCCCATTTGGATTTGTGCAAGACTTGCTTTATAAAATTAAATCTCCAAAGCTTAAAATTCCAAGCCGAATTGATAAGCCGATGCGCTATATGAAATATGTTATTCTGATTGTATTTGTTATTGCTTTACCGATAATCATTACAAATCAATACGGTATGGGAAACCCTTTCTTTTGCAAGCTTATTTGTCCTGCCGGAACGTTAGAGGGTGGTATTCCATTGCTGACAATGAATGAAGAATTAAAAAACACCATCGGCGGCTTGTTCTTTTGGAAATTGAGCATATTGATTGTGATTTTGCTCTCTTGCATTGTTGTTTATCGTCCCTTTTGCAAATATCTTTGTCCCCTCGGAGCAATGTACGCACTGTTTAACAAATTTAGTTTTTATCAGATGACCGTTGACAAAGTAAAATGTACAGGTTGTAAGCTTTGTGAGAAAAACTGTAAAATGAATGTGCAAATCACGAAAAACATTAATAGTACAGAGTGTATTCGGTGTGGCGAGTGTAAAAGCATATGCCCTCATGGAGCCATTCTATCTGGCACTAAAAAAGCGAAATGTGATAGTAAATATTGTTCACATTAA
- a CDS encoding transketolase C-terminal domain-containing protein yields the protein MTNCDTIATREGFGDEIVVLGQENKDIYVVDIDIGKSCKTSKFSEALPEQYINVGIAEQNGAAVGAGLAASGKIPFVVTYAVFGSLRMAEQIRQEMCYPQLNVKIACSHGGLTPANDGASHQCIEDMGVLRTFPNMTVIMPADYHATRKLVRAAAEWDGPVFLRFTRDAVPVVYDENQSFEIGKAIPLRDGKDVALFAIGDTVHLALKAAEQLHKEGIEARVIDMHTLKPLDTVTVQKAIDEIGRIVSIEDHNILNGLGSAISECVAESGRGIVRRIGVQDQFGQSAPYERLLYMNGITVENIVKQAKSLL from the coding sequence ATGACCAATTGTGATACAATTGCAACGCGCGAAGGATTCGGCGATGAAATCGTCGTGCTAGGACAAGAAAATAAAGACATTTATGTTGTGGATATCGATATCGGCAAATCCTGTAAGACCAGCAAATTTTCAGAAGCGTTGCCAGAACAGTACATTAACGTTGGAATTGCCGAGCAAAACGGCGCCGCCGTTGGCGCAGGACTTGCAGCCAGCGGCAAAATTCCATTCGTTGTTACCTATGCGGTGTTTGGCTCTCTGCGTATGGCAGAGCAAATCCGGCAGGAGATGTGTTACCCACAACTAAACGTCAAGATCGCGTGTTCACATGGCGGTCTGACACCTGCCAATGATGGTGCCAGCCACCAGTGTATTGAAGATATGGGGGTTCTGCGCACATTCCCCAATATGACCGTCATTATGCCGGCCGACTACCATGCTACTAGAAAGCTTGTCCGCGCGGCGGCGGAGTGGGACGGCCCTGTTTTTTTGCGCTTTACTCGTGATGCCGTTCCTGTTGTTTATGACGAAAACCAATCTTTTGAAATCGGCAAGGCCATTCCGTTACGCGACGGCAAAGACGTTGCCCTTTTTGCAATCGGCGATACGGTTCATTTGGCATTAAAGGCCGCCGAACAGCTGCACAAAGAAGGCATTGAGGCACGCGTCATTGACATGCATACACTCAAACCGCTAGATACTGTAACCGTGCAGAAGGCCATTGACGAGATTGGTCGTATCGTGAGCATTGAGGATCACAACATCTTAAATGGGCTTGGCAGCGCCATATCGGAATGCGTCGCCGAAAGCGGTCGCGGTATCGTCCGCCGTATTGGCGTACAAGATCAATTCGGTCAGTCTGCACCATATGAGCGCCTATTGTACATGAACGGTATCACCGTCGAAAACATTGTGAAACAGGCAAAAAGCCTGCTATAA